One window from the genome of Pseudoliparis swirei isolate HS2019 ecotype Mariana Trench chromosome 24, NWPU_hadal_v1, whole genome shotgun sequence encodes:
- the LOC130190165 gene encoding uncharacterized protein LOC130190165 isoform X1, whose protein sequence is MQRVHILRGCLSDPEVGEGTLYRFGGTLQLNYTEGEGAAAPTWIPERGPSQQEGFHFHQAQWVTGNRVSCEAQAMTGVVRWNFRRLVDLKLPGVELPAVFDPVLIAELNNLSAKVTAKAKYPALQVTNGDTGERFGLDYVERCCRPVPLNWDKHKTQPSMAAAVAKETEHPAAVEATDRQETSATVREAPSSLVPILSFHEGSDVKFQPPLRPSSAPAPLPVSSSPYSRSHRTDENRRHRPGAGPRPVDRRCHRRLLMKHHGAPRMLKQVDDDYAAMVQRGCTDPHSLLHPTTCQHISRYQASGQKKTHQLLSEHQPREGVGDTAAVAELDHRQPNGQCAGHHHASCNCQPSSCGSSQGGVTEPGCSGEDGG, encoded by the exons ATGCAGCGTGTGCACATCTTGAGAGGCTGCCTGAGCGACCCTGAGGTGGGGGAGGGAACCCTGTACAGGTTTGGTGGCACCTTGCAGCTGAACTACACCGAGGGAGAGGGAGCTGCTGCGCCCACCTGGATCCCTGAGAGAGGCCCCTCTCAGCAGGAGGGCTTCCACTTTCACCAAGCCCAGTGGGTCACAGGGAACCGGGTTTCCTgtgaa GCGCAGGCCATGACAGGGGTGGTGCGCTGGAACTTCCGGAGACTGGTTGACCTGAAGCTGCCCGGTGTGGAGCTGCCAGCCGTGTTCGACCCCGTGTTGATAGCAGAGCTGAACAATTTGTCTGCAAAGGTGACGGCAAAGGCAAAATATCCAGCGCTGCAGGTCACCaacggagacacaggagagagattCGGTCTGGACTATGTGGAGCGTTGCTGTCGTCCTGTTCCTCTCAACTGGGACAAGCACAAGACACAGCCAAGCATGGCCGCTGCGGTCGCCAAGGAGACGGAGCATCCTGCAGCTGTAGAGGCCACAGACCGTCAG GAGACCAGTGCCACTGTGAGGGAAGCTCCATCCAGTCTTGTGCCCATCCTGTCCTTCCACGAGGGGTCTGACGTAAAGTTCCAGCCGCCCTTGAGGCCGTCGTCTGCTCCAG CACCGCTGCCCGTATCCTCCTCTCCATATAGCCGCTCGCACCGGACCGATGAAAACAGGAGGCATCGTCCAGGTGCTGGACCACGGCCGGTGGACAGAAGGTGCCATCGACGGCTTCTGATGAAACACCACGGAGCTCCACGCATGCTGAAGCAGGTGGATGACGACTACGCCGCCATGGTCCAGAGGGGGTGCACTGACCCTCACAGTTTGTTACATCCGACCACATGCCAACATATCTCCAGATATCAAGCATCTGGCCAAAAGAAAACCCACCAGCTCCTCTCTGAACACCAGCCCAGAGAAGGTGTTGGAGACACAGCAGCTGTGGCAGAGCTTGACCACCGGCAGCCAAACGGTCAGTGTGCCGGTCATCACCATGCCTCCTGCAACTGTCAACCCTCCAGCTGTGGCTCCTCTCAAGGAGGAGTCACTGAGCCGGGATGCAGTGGAGAAGATGGTGGCTGA
- the LOC130190165 gene encoding uncharacterized protein LOC130190165 isoform X3: protein MQRVHILRGCLSDPEVGEGTLYRFGGTLQLNYTEGEGAAAPTWIPERGPSQQEGFHFHQAQWVTGNRVSCEAQAMTGVVRWNFRRLVDLKLPGVELPAVFDPVLIAELNNLSAKVTAKAKYPALQVTNGDTGERFGLDYVERCCRPVPLNWDKHKTQPSMAAAVAKETEHPAAVEATDRQETSATVREAPSSLVPILSFHEGSDVKFQPPLRPSSAPAARTGPMKTGGIVQVLDHGRWTEGAIDGF, encoded by the exons ATGCAGCGTGTGCACATCTTGAGAGGCTGCCTGAGCGACCCTGAGGTGGGGGAGGGAACCCTGTACAGGTTTGGTGGCACCTTGCAGCTGAACTACACCGAGGGAGAGGGAGCTGCTGCGCCCACCTGGATCCCTGAGAGAGGCCCCTCTCAGCAGGAGGGCTTCCACTTTCACCAAGCCCAGTGGGTCACAGGGAACCGGGTTTCCTgtgaa GCGCAGGCCATGACAGGGGTGGTGCGCTGGAACTTCCGGAGACTGGTTGACCTGAAGCTGCCCGGTGTGGAGCTGCCAGCCGTGTTCGACCCCGTGTTGATAGCAGAGCTGAACAATTTGTCTGCAAAGGTGACGGCAAAGGCAAAATATCCAGCGCTGCAGGTCACCaacggagacacaggagagagattCGGTCTGGACTATGTGGAGCGTTGCTGTCGTCCTGTTCCTCTCAACTGGGACAAGCACAAGACACAGCCAAGCATGGCCGCTGCGGTCGCCAAGGAGACGGAGCATCCTGCAGCTGTAGAGGCCACAGACCGTCAG GAGACCAGTGCCACTGTGAGGGAAGCTCCATCCAGTCTTGTGCCCATCCTGTCCTTCCACGAGGGGTCTGACGTAAAGTTCCAGCCGCCCTTGAGGCCGTCGTCTGCTCCAG CCGCTCGCACCGGACCGATGAAAACAGGAGGCATCGTCCAGGTGCTGGACCACGGCCGGTGGACAGAAGGTGCCATCGACGGCTTCTGA
- the LOC130190165 gene encoding uncharacterized protein LOC130190165 isoform X2: MTGVVRWNFRRLVDLKLPGVELPAVFDPVLIAELNNLSAKVTAKAKYPALQVTNGDTGERFGLDYVERCCRPVPLNWDKHKTQPSMAAAVAKETEHPAAVEATDRQETSATVREAPSSLVPILSFHEGSDVKFQPPLRPSSAPAPLPVSSSPYSRSHRTDENRRHRPGAGPRPVDRRCHRRLLMKHHGAPRMLKQVDDDYAAMVQRGCTDPHSLLHPTTCQHISRYQASGQKKTHQLLSEHQPREGVGDTAAVAELDHRQPNGQCAGHHHASCNCQPSSCGSSQGGVTEPGCSGEDGG, from the exons ATGACAGGGGTGGTGCGCTGGAACTTCCGGAGACTGGTTGACCTGAAGCTGCCCGGTGTGGAGCTGCCAGCCGTGTTCGACCCCGTGTTGATAGCAGAGCTGAACAATTTGTCTGCAAAGGTGACGGCAAAGGCAAAATATCCAGCGCTGCAGGTCACCaacggagacacaggagagagattCGGTCTGGACTATGTGGAGCGTTGCTGTCGTCCTGTTCCTCTCAACTGGGACAAGCACAAGACACAGCCAAGCATGGCCGCTGCGGTCGCCAAGGAGACGGAGCATCCTGCAGCTGTAGAGGCCACAGACCGTCAG GAGACCAGTGCCACTGTGAGGGAAGCTCCATCCAGTCTTGTGCCCATCCTGTCCTTCCACGAGGGGTCTGACGTAAAGTTCCAGCCGCCCTTGAGGCCGTCGTCTGCTCCAG CACCGCTGCCCGTATCCTCCTCTCCATATAGCCGCTCGCACCGGACCGATGAAAACAGGAGGCATCGTCCAGGTGCTGGACCACGGCCGGTGGACAGAAGGTGCCATCGACGGCTTCTGATGAAACACCACGGAGCTCCACGCATGCTGAAGCAGGTGGATGACGACTACGCCGCCATGGTCCAGAGGGGGTGCACTGACCCTCACAGTTTGTTACATCCGACCACATGCCAACATATCTCCAGATATCAAGCATCTGGCCAAAAGAAAACCCACCAGCTCCTCTCTGAACACCAGCCCAGAGAAGGTGTTGGAGACACAGCAGCTGTGGCAGAGCTTGACCACCGGCAGCCAAACGGTCAGTGTGCCGGTCATCACCATGCCTCCTGCAACTGTCAACCCTCCAGCTGTGGCTCCTCTCAAGGAGGAGTCACTGAGCCGGGATGCAGTGGAGAAGATGGTGGCTGA